The following proteins are co-located in the Candidatus Methylomirabilis limnetica genome:
- a CDS encoding molybdopterin dinucleotide binding domain-containing protein: MSETQFILITGRSTKQGRAVHLGKQAQEYRDEISTLQINLKDIEALGVQDGGQVKVSSNYGSMVVKVKKWDIPQGIIFIPYGEVSNALIGSDTQATGMPDSKGIKVEVERYD, from the coding sequence GTGTCCGAGACACAGTTTATATTGATCACTGGCCGATCGACCAAGCAGGGAAGGGCGGTCCATCTTGGCAAACAAGCCCAAGAGTACCGGGACGAGATCTCGACCCTGCAGATTAACCTCAAGGATATTGAAGCCTTAGGGGTGCAGGATGGGGGTCAGGTGAAGGTATCATCGAACTACGGTTCGATGGTGGTAAAAGTAAAAAAGTGGGATATTCCGCAAGGGATAATCTTTATCCCCTACGGGGAAGTGAGCAATGCCCTGATCGGTTCGGATACCCAGGCAACAGGAATGCCGGATTCAAAAGGGATCAAGGTGGAGGTTGAACGCTATGACTGA
- a CDS encoding NAD(P)-dependent methylenetetrahydromethanopterin dehydrogenase, translated as MATERKHLLYFLTTDSHPSPFDINMAYDAGFHAVIPYGDVTEELAVLLVQDIIFSRGPKGAKFSALFIGGNDMEIAERVRHAAVKSMFPPFQVSMMIDPKGSYTTAVALVAKAEKALGGLQGKLVAIPGGTGPVGTVAATLCVKLGAEVIIGSRQLSGVERLAQQLSARTGGSVKGAAMATDEEKISHLRGADVILTTGKAGIQMISEAVLKALPPGKLVADVNAVPPTGIYDLSPHDDLKEIVPGIKGIGALAVGVLKYDVEIEMLETIRTSDKCVVLDENQALEIAQRRLSV; from the coding sequence ATGGCGACAGAGCGAAAGCATCTTCTCTATTTTCTAACGACTGATTCCCACCCTAGTCCTTTCGACATCAATATGGCGTATGACGCAGGTTTCCACGCCGTCATCCCGTATGGTGACGTGACCGAGGAGTTAGCAGTCCTCCTGGTGCAGGATATTATCTTCTCTCGAGGGCCGAAAGGGGCCAAATTCAGCGCGCTCTTCATCGGGGGTAACGATATGGAGATCGCTGAGCGGGTCCGTCACGCCGCTGTGAAGAGCATGTTCCCCCCCTTTCAGGTGTCGATGATGATCGATCCCAAGGGGTCCTATACGACGGCCGTGGCACTCGTCGCCAAGGCGGAGAAGGCGCTAGGTGGGTTGCAGGGCAAGCTGGTGGCGATCCCGGGTGGAACGGGCCCCGTAGGTACGGTTGCCGCCACCCTCTGCGTGAAGCTGGGAGCCGAGGTGATCATCGGCTCCAGACAATTGAGCGGCGTAGAGCGTCTGGCGCAGCAATTGTCGGCGCGGACCGGTGGCTCCGTAAAGGGCGCTGCGATGGCAACGGATGAGGAAAAGATCTCGCATCTGCGAGGTGCTGACGTGATCCTCACGACGGGCAAGGCGGGTATTCAGATGATTTCTGAAGCGGTCCTGAAAGCGCTTCCGCCGGGTAAGCTTGTGGCCGACGTTAATGCCGTTCCCCCGACTGGTATCTACGATCTGTCGCCGCATGATGACCTGAAGGAGATCGTCCCCGGGATCAAGGGAATTGGGGCTCTCGCCGTTGGGGTCCTGAAATACGATGTCGAGATAGAAATGCTCGAGACGATCCGGACCTCGGATAAGTGTGTGGTTCTTGACGAGAATCAGGCCTTGGAGATTGCTCAGAGGCGTCTTTCCGTATAG
- the mch gene encoding methenyltetrahydromethanopterin cyclohydrolase — protein sequence MSLSLNRRAGEILDRIAEQSAALGISVSTLTNGARLVDFGVKVPGGLLAGKGLSEICLGGLGEVAFLPLSYGDFSLLGVSVAIDGPVLPCLGSQYAGWKIQRGKFFAMGSGPARAMARTEKLFETIRIQDEADSAVLVLESGRLPTEEVADYVAEKCGIKPDRVSLAVASTRSMAGAVQIAARSVETAMHKLLELGFDVTKVLSGFGVCPIATAAADDLTAIGRTNDCVLYGSEVFLTVSATDGEIEALIDKIPSSSSRDYGQLFGELFKRYDGDFYKIDPFLFSPAKTSITNAASGRTYRAGRFNAELLRASLLG from the coding sequence TTGTCTCTTAGTCTGAATCGCCGGGCCGGCGAGATACTTGATCGGATAGCGGAGCAGAGTGCGGCGCTAGGGATCTCGGTTTCGACGCTTACGAATGGCGCCAGGCTTGTCGATTTCGGGGTGAAGGTTCCCGGTGGCCTGCTCGCAGGGAAGGGGCTGTCTGAGATCTGCCTTGGTGGACTGGGGGAGGTGGCGTTTCTTCCACTGAGCTATGGCGACTTTTCGCTTCTCGGCGTCAGCGTGGCGATCGACGGCCCGGTGTTACCCTGCCTTGGCTCGCAGTATGCCGGCTGGAAGATCCAGCGTGGGAAGTTCTTTGCGATGGGTTCCGGTCCGGCCAGGGCGATGGCAAGGACCGAGAAGCTGTTCGAGACGATTCGTATCCAGGATGAGGCCGACTCGGCAGTCCTCGTTCTGGAGAGTGGTCGCCTACCTACCGAAGAGGTGGCCGACTATGTAGCGGAGAAGTGCGGTATCAAGCCGGATCGGGTCTCCTTGGCGGTCGCTTCCACGCGAAGCATGGCCGGGGCGGTACAGATCGCTGCGCGTTCCGTAGAGACCGCGATGCACAAACTTCTGGAGTTGGGATTTGACGTGACTAAGGTGCTGAGCGGCTTCGGGGTCTGCCCCATCGCGACTGCTGCCGCCGATGACCTGACCGCGATTGGACGGACCAACGACTGTGTCCTGTATGGCAGCGAGGTGTTCCTGACGGTCTCAGCAACCGATGGTGAGATTGAGGCCCTGATCGATAAGATCCCCTCGTCCTCGTCGCGAGACTACGGACAGTTATTCGGTGAGCTCTTCAAGCGGTATGATGGGGACTTCTATAAGATCGATCCATTCCTCTTCAGCCCGGCCAAGACTTCCATCACTAACGCCGCCAGTGGCAGAACCTATAGGGCCGGGCGCTTCAATGCCGAGCTGCTCCGGGCCTCCCTCCTCGGATAA
- a CDS encoding formylmethanofuran dehydrogenase subunit B has translation MTESVAVKEPYVMTGVVCPYCGVTCDDLEVRVENGKITEVKNACVLGKDTFLHHLEGLSTPRLYGKPATIDECIDAAAEILAKAKYPLIYGLDSTELGAQRASIELADLIGANIDHTSSVCHAPSYQAVMTVGIPTCTSGETKNRADLVIFWGCNPAEAHPRHATRYSVTPKGMFTPKGKKDRMVIQVDVRPTPTTRIADAFIQMKPNSDYEVISALRALLKGHELEQAEIGGIAVDELKALVEKMKSCKFGIVYWGMGLTQTRGKYLNLVALLKLAQDLNEFTKFSCAAMRGHGNVVGMAQVLTWQTGYPFHVNMSRGYPRFNPGEFSVVDLLARKEVDAALIIAGDAIGNFPGSLAEHLRSIPLIAIDPKESDTTKVADIVIPSAQGAIGAGGMAYRMDHIPLMFKKVVESPYPSDREIIDRIIAKVKAMKSRGNGAPAPAGRG, from the coding sequence ATGACTGAGAGCGTTGCCGTAAAAGAACCGTATGTGATGACGGGCGTCGTGTGTCCTTATTGCGGCGTGACGTGTGACGATCTTGAGGTTCGGGTTGAGAATGGGAAGATCACGGAGGTTAAAAACGCCTGCGTCCTGGGTAAGGACACCTTTCTCCATCACCTGGAGGGATTGTCGACCCCGAGGCTGTATGGCAAACCGGCGACGATTGATGAGTGTATCGATGCGGCGGCAGAGATTCTTGCGAAGGCCAAGTATCCACTTATCTATGGACTAGACTCGACTGAGCTGGGCGCGCAGCGGGCATCGATCGAGCTGGCCGATCTGATCGGCGCGAATATCGATCACACCTCTTCTGTCTGCCACGCGCCGAGCTATCAGGCGGTAATGACGGTCGGCATCCCGACATGCACGTCGGGAGAGACGAAGAACCGAGCCGATCTGGTGATCTTTTGGGGATGTAATCCTGCTGAGGCCCACCCCAGGCACGCTACTCGTTATTCGGTGACCCCAAAGGGAATGTTCACCCCCAAGGGGAAGAAGGACCGGATGGTCATTCAAGTCGACGTCAGGCCAACGCCGACCACGCGAATAGCCGATGCCTTTATCCAAATGAAACCGAACTCTGATTATGAGGTCATCTCTGCCCTCAGGGCTCTCCTGAAGGGCCACGAACTGGAACAGGCCGAGATCGGAGGAATAGCGGTCGATGAACTGAAAGCTCTTGTAGAAAAGATGAAGAGCTGTAAGTTCGGGATCGTCTATTGGGGGATGGGCCTGACCCAGACCAGAGGAAAATATCTAAATCTCGTTGCGCTGCTCAAGCTTGCTCAAGATCTCAACGAGTTTACAAAGTTTTCGTGTGCGGCGATGAGGGGCCATGGCAATGTGGTGGGCATGGCTCAGGTGTTGACATGGCAAACGGGCTATCCCTTTCACGTGAATATGAGCCGTGGGTATCCTCGATTCAACCCTGGGGAATTCTCGGTGGTAGATCTGTTGGCCCGTAAAGAGGTCGATGCCGCGCTGATTATTGCTGGTGACGCCATCGGGAACTTTCCAGGGAGCCTGGCAGAGCATCTGCGATCGATTCCGTTGATTGCCATTGATCCCAAAGAGAGCGATACGACCAAAGTAGCCGACATCGTGATTCCGTCAGCGCAGGGTGCAATTGGTGCCGGGGGGATGGCGTACAGGATGGACCATATCCCCCTGATGTTCAAAAAGGTAGTTGAGTCACCCTACCCATCGGATCGGGAGATCATCGACCGCATCATCGCGAAGGTGAAGGCGATGAAGAGCCGCGGCAATGGCGCTCCCGCCCCGGCCGGTAGAGGCTGA
- a CDS encoding formylmethanofuran dehydrogenase subunit A, translated as MGRSLRITGGEVYDPANGINGEIKEICVEDGKIVRSCTGPAEVIDAANLVVMPGGVDIHTHVGSPAVNAARGFRPEDHRHMHFSAKPGMRSGVGSTVPSTFATGYLYAQMGYTTVMEGANAPIGVRHTHEELIDIPIVDKGLYIELGSNEFILKFIKAGEIDKVKRYVAWLLRSLKAYGIKLVNPGGVEAWKYGKDVETLDDKVHYFDVTPRQILKTLASVNESLGLPHSIHVHANRLGTPNNYLTTLETMQTLGNARVHMAHAQFHSYGGKNWGGFCSKAAEIAEYINTHPNVTTDIGQIVFGDATTITADGPWQYRLYKLTKNKWYNQDIEVESGCGIVPYTYRENNFVNSLQWAIGLELFLLIRDPWRVFLSTDHPNGGPFYFYPWIIKLLMDKSFRAEMLKRVHKRVMPETILPTLDREYTLYEIAIISRAGPARALGLKHKGHLGVGADADITIYSKDSDKEQMFEHPVYVIKAGETVLRDGEIVHSPHGKTIFVVPPDVGEMDPTFKTEFENYYTIRYQNFPIDIEDIPNREAIPAGAPR; from the coding sequence ATGGGACGTTCGTTAAGAATCACCGGTGGTGAAGTCTATGATCCGGCCAACGGGATCAACGGGGAGATCAAGGAGATCTGTGTTGAGGATGGAAAGATCGTGCGGTCCTGCACCGGGCCCGCTGAGGTCATTGATGCCGCCAACCTGGTCGTGATGCCTGGTGGTGTCGATATTCATACCCATGTTGGCAGTCCGGCGGTCAACGCGGCCCGCGGGTTCAGGCCAGAGGACCACCGGCATATGCATTTCAGCGCGAAACCCGGTATGAGATCCGGCGTTGGTTCAACTGTCCCTTCCACGTTTGCGACTGGCTACCTCTACGCTCAGATGGGCTATACCACAGTGATGGAGGGCGCTAACGCTCCCATCGGCGTTCGGCACACCCATGAGGAGTTGATTGATATCCCGATCGTGGATAAGGGGCTGTATATCGAATTGGGGAGTAACGAGTTTATTCTGAAGTTCATCAAGGCGGGCGAGATCGATAAGGTCAAGCGATATGTGGCCTGGCTCCTCCGTTCACTGAAGGCGTACGGCATCAAGCTGGTGAACCCCGGCGGCGTGGAGGCGTGGAAGTACGGGAAGGATGTCGAAACTCTGGACGACAAGGTCCACTACTTCGATGTCACGCCGCGCCAAATCCTGAAGACGCTCGCTTCAGTGAATGAAAGCCTCGGATTGCCCCATTCGATCCACGTGCATGCCAACCGGCTGGGTACACCCAATAACTACCTGACAACCTTAGAGACGATGCAGACACTCGGGAACGCCAGGGTCCATATGGCGCACGCCCAGTTTCATAGTTACGGCGGGAAGAACTGGGGTGGCTTTTGCTCAAAGGCGGCTGAGATCGCGGAGTATATCAACACCCATCCTAACGTGACGACAGACATCGGCCAGATTGTCTTCGGCGACGCCACCACGATCACGGCGGACGGCCCGTGGCAGTACCGGTTGTACAAGCTCACCAAAAATAAATGGTACAACCAGGACATAGAGGTAGAGTCGGGGTGTGGGATCGTCCCGTACACATATCGAGAGAATAACTTTGTAAACTCCCTTCAATGGGCCATTGGACTGGAGCTCTTCCTCCTGATTCGTGATCCGTGGCGGGTATTCCTCTCCACCGATCATCCAAACGGGGGCCCCTTCTACTTCTATCCCTGGATTATCAAGCTGCTCATGGACAAATCGTTCCGGGCTGAGATGTTGAAGCGTGTCCATAAGCGTGTGATGCCGGAGACCATCCTGCCGACTCTTGACCGCGAGTATACCCTTTACGAGATCGCCATCATCTCCAGGGCTGGACCAGCAAGAGCATTGGGGCTGAAGCATAAAGGCCACCTGGGAGTCGGGGCGGATGCCGATATTACTATCTATTCCAAGGATAGCGATAAGGAACAAATGTTCGAACATCCAGTCTATGTCATTAAGGCCGGCGAGACGGTTCTTCGAGATGGTGAGATCGTTCACAGTCCCCATGGAAAGACCATATTTGTTGTCCCGCCTGACGTCGGCGAGATGGACCCAACCTTTAAGACCGAATTCGAAAACTACTACACGATTCGGTATCAGAATTTCCCGATCGATATCGAGGACATCCCCAATCGAGAGGCGATTCCTGCGGGAGCTCCTCGATAA
- the fhcD gene encoding formylmethanofuran--tetrahydromethanopterin N-formyltransferase codes for MEINGVCIDETYAEAFNMYASRVLITACNKQWALVAAQNMAGFGTSVIGCGCEVAIEGVEPTETPDDRPGVSVLLFAPSKKAVQEQLINRIGQCVMTSPTSACYNALEAEDRLSVGGKLQFFGDGFQISKRLDSRMTGNGSNPRRFWRIPVMDGEFIVEDRFGVQKGVAGGNFLLLGSDQALALQAAERAVEAMRKIPDVIMPFPGGIVRSGSKVGSRYKFLNASSNTAFCPSLRRTVKSELPEGVEAVFEVVVDGLTPEAVGEAMRVGILAACGPGVVQITAGNYGGKLGKHHFYLHQLLSS; via the coding sequence ATGGAGATTAACGGCGTTTGTATCGACGAGACATATGCGGAGGCATTCAACATGTATGCCAGCCGTGTGTTGATTACTGCCTGCAATAAGCAGTGGGCCCTGGTGGCGGCACAGAACATGGCGGGTTTCGGCACATCGGTCATTGGCTGTGGCTGTGAGGTCGCGATTGAGGGCGTCGAGCCGACGGAGACGCCCGATGATCGCCCTGGCGTGAGTGTCTTACTATTCGCCCCGTCGAAAAAGGCGGTTCAGGAGCAGCTCATCAATCGAATCGGCCAGTGCGTGATGACCTCTCCCACCTCGGCCTGTTACAACGCCCTGGAGGCGGAAGATCGCCTTTCGGTAGGGGGTAAGCTCCAATTTTTTGGAGACGGATTTCAGATCAGTAAGCGGCTCGACTCACGGATGACCGGAAATGGGAGCAACCCTAGGCGTTTCTGGCGAATTCCCGTGATGGACGGCGAGTTCATAGTCGAAGACCGGTTCGGTGTACAGAAGGGGGTAGCCGGCGGCAACTTCTTGCTGTTGGGGAGCGATCAGGCTCTGGCCCTGCAGGCTGCAGAGCGGGCGGTCGAGGCGATGCGGAAGATACCGGATGTCATCATGCCGTTCCCAGGTGGTATCGTAAGGTCTGGCAGTAAGGTTGGCTCGCGCTACAAGTTCCTTAATGCCTCAAGCAATACGGCCTTCTGCCCATCGCTGAGGCGGACGGTCAAGAGCGAGCTGCCAGAGGGGGTTGAGGCGGTCTTCGAGGTCGTCGTCGATGGCCTGACGCCGGAGGCGGTAGGGGAGGCAATGCGGGTTGGCATCCTGGCCGCGTGCGGTCCCGGCGTTGTACAGATCACCGCTGGTAACTACGGTGGGAAGTTGGGGAAGCATCACTTTTACCTTCATCAGCTCCTTTCGAGCTGA
- the fae gene encoding formaldehyde-activating enzyme produces the protein MSMREIMVGESLVGDGNEVAHVDLMIGPKNGPVGHAFAQCLARQSAGHNALLAVLAPNVPAKPSTVMFNKVTIKGATQAVQMFGPAQAGVAKAVVDSVAEGVISAKDAEDLVVIVGVFIHWQATDNKKIYDYNYQATKESIQRALAEQPSMTDVLAQKDKAKHPFA, from the coding sequence ATGTCTATGCGAGAGATCATGGTTGGCGAGTCATTGGTAGGTGATGGCAACGAGGTAGCACACGTCGATCTGATGATCGGCCCCAAGAACGGCCCAGTCGGACACGCCTTTGCACAGTGCCTCGCTCGGCAGTCTGCGGGCCACAACGCCCTCTTGGCGGTCCTGGCGCCGAATGTCCCAGCGAAGCCTTCGACGGTAATGTTCAACAAGGTGACGATTAAGGGGGCGACCCAGGCGGTTCAGATGTTCGGTCCAGCCCAGGCGGGTGTGGCGAAGGCCGTGGTGGATAGCGTTGCTGAAGGCGTGATCTCCGCGAAGGATGCTGAAGACTTGGTTGTCATTGTCGGCGTCTTCATCCATTGGCAGGCGACGGATAATAAGAAGATCTACGACTACAACTATCAGGCGACCAAAGAATCAATCCAGCGGGCATTGGCAGAGCAGCCCTCGATGACTGACGTACTGGCGCAGAAGGATAAGGCCAAGCATCCGTTTGCGTAG
- a CDS encoding ZIP family metal transporter, translating to MDSFYISLAFGSAAAAANVVGGLLVTIKQQWDEVLLKYFVALGAGFMLGAAFLGMVPESMSLTDRAPLLILAGYLLIHFAEHILASHFHFGEETHVEAVLAPSASLFALVGLLIHTFFDGVSIASGFHVSMGLGVLVFVAVALHKIPEGFTVGSIMLAAGRSRGMAMASSIALGVSTMVGVIFASYFQGLLGYRLALSAGVMIYVAASDLMPEVNREKGFLMALMVFVGVLLYYLTERLLSSFGF from the coding sequence ATGGACTCTTTCTACATCAGCCTGGCCTTCGGCAGCGCCGCTGCGGCCGCGAATGTGGTGGGCGGGCTCCTGGTCACGATTAAACAGCAATGGGACGAGGTGCTGCTGAAGTACTTCGTTGCCCTCGGGGCCGGCTTCATGCTGGGGGCTGCCTTCCTTGGCATGGTTCCCGAGAGTATGAGTCTCACAGACCGCGCCCCCCTGCTTATTCTGGCCGGTTATCTCTTGATCCATTTTGCTGAACACATACTGGCCTCACATTTTCACTTCGGTGAGGAGACCCATGTGGAGGCTGTCTTAGCGCCCTCGGCAAGCCTATTCGCCCTTGTGGGCCTGTTGATCCATACCTTCTTCGATGGAGTATCGATCGCGTCAGGTTTCCATGTCAGCATGGGATTGGGGGTCTTAGTCTTTGTCGCCGTTGCCCTTCATAAGATCCCCGAGGGGTTTACGGTCGGCTCGATCATGCTGGCTGCGGGCAGGTCTCGCGGGATGGCGATGGCCTCGTCGATTGCCCTGGGTGTATCGACTATGGTTGGCGTCATATTTGCGTCCTACTTCCAGGGGTTGCTGGGGTATCGGCTGGCCTTATCGGCAGGAGTCATGATCTATGTGGCGGCGTCCGACCTGATGCCAGAGGTAAACCGCGAGAAAGGTTTCCTTATGGCGCTCATGGTATTCGTCGGCGTTCTGCTATACTACCTGACCGAGCGGCTGCTCTCGAGTTTCGGCTTCTGA
- a CDS encoding lytic transglycosylase domain-containing protein, with translation MSKRGAIASVLAGLVLLSAGPALGEIYYQTDENGIARFTNAPTTPQYRLLQPGVLPRTARLTAANMSELIDAFAAEYELDPGLIRAVIQVESNFNRKAVSPKGAQGLMQLMPATIWRLSVGDAYDPHENIGAGVRYLRQLMDRFQGDLTLVLAAYNAGENAVLRYKGVPPYKETRDYVTKVLSLYQRGQRERSTNGVIKPVPDSYRGAVARVVATPPPAPAPPQPIYKAEASGTVMYSNIPPIVHSP, from the coding sequence GTGAGCAAACGAGGGGCAATCGCGAGCGTGCTTGCAGGCTTGGTTCTGCTGTCAGCAGGGCCGGCACTGGGCGAGATCTATTACCAGACCGACGAGAACGGGATCGCCCGTTTCACCAATGCGCCCACGACACCGCAGTACAGGCTGCTCCAACCAGGGGTGTTACCTCGCACTGCCAGGCTCACCGCCGCGAATATGTCAGAGCTGATCGATGCTTTCGCCGCCGAGTACGAGCTTGACCCTGGCCTGATTCGAGCCGTAATTCAGGTGGAGTCGAACTTTAACCGTAAGGCCGTCTCACCCAAGGGAGCGCAAGGGTTGATGCAGCTCATGCCGGCCACCATCTGGCGCCTCTCAGTGGGGGACGCCTACGATCCTCACGAAAATATCGGGGCCGGCGTCCGCTACCTTCGTCAGCTCATGGACCGGTTCCAGGGTGACTTGACGCTTGTGCTCGCCGCCTATAATGCCGGAGAGAACGCAGTCCTTCGGTACAAGGGGGTGCCTCCCTACAAGGAGACCCGTGATTACGTGACGAAGGTTCTGAGTCTGTACCAGCGTGGGCAACGGGAGCGTTCCACAAATGGGGTGATCAAGCCTGTCCCCGACTCCTATCGGGGAGCGGTCGCACGGGTAGTCGCTACGCCGCCGCCCGCTCCTGCGCCGCCACAGCCCATCTACAAGGCGGAGGCGTCCGGTACCGTTATGTACTCCAATATCCCGCCGATCGTCCATTCCCCTTAG
- a CDS encoding formylmethanofuran dehydrogenase subunit C, translating to MPPVVLRMKDAPTSIPLEAEAISPDMFVERSQGEIEALPVALGNETHQLGDFFSIEGERSDEIVIEGSTGRVKWIGSGMTRGRIVVHGDVGMHAGSYMQGGEILVEGNADDFLGVEMKGGLIRVNGNAGHRAGAAYRGSKYGMQGGIILVDGNVGHEVGAYMRRGLIVIKGNAEDFLGAMMATGTICLFGQAGIRTGGGMQKGTILCMHPVEMLPTFVYDCSYAPVFLRILFKGLKHLGVECPAGANGLVRRYHGDLADVGKGEILIAA from the coding sequence ATGCCACCAGTCGTGCTTCGTATGAAAGATGCCCCGACGAGTATTCCGCTTGAGGCCGAGGCGATCTCACCTGACATGTTCGTAGAGCGGAGTCAGGGGGAGATAGAGGCCCTGCCAGTAGCGTTGGGGAATGAGACCCACCAGCTTGGTGACTTCTTCAGCATTGAGGGAGAGCGATCGGATGAGATCGTTATAGAGGGCTCCACGGGCCGGGTTAAGTGGATCGGCTCGGGAATGACGCGGGGTCGGATTGTAGTCCACGGCGACGTCGGGATGCATGCCGGATCTTACATGCAAGGTGGCGAGATCCTTGTCGAAGGGAATGCGGACGACTTCCTCGGTGTCGAAATGAAAGGCGGGCTGATCCGGGTCAATGGCAATGCAGGGCATCGTGCCGGGGCCGCCTATAGGGGGAGCAAGTACGGCATGCAGGGCGGGATCATTCTGGTCGATGGAAACGTCGGGCACGAAGTAGGCGCCTATATGCGAAGAGGTCTCATTGTCATCAAGGGGAATGCCGAGGACTTCCTGGGGGCCATGATGGCGACCGGGACAATCTGTCTCTTCGGCCAGGCAGGCATCAGAACAGGAGGCGGAATGCAGAAAGGGACGATCCTCTGCATGCACCCTGTCGAAATGCTGCCGACCTTCGTCTACGACTGCTCCTACGCGCCGGTCTTTCTCCGGATTCTGTTCAAGGGGCTCAAGCATCTCGGGGTGGAGTGCCCCGCGGGGGCGAATGGCCTCGTTCGACGCTATCACGGGGACCTGGCCGATGTTGGCAAGGGCGAAATCCTGATCGCCGCCTGA